In the Cydia amplana chromosome 14, ilCydAmpl1.1, whole genome shotgun sequence genome, one interval contains:
- the LOC134653991 gene encoding dihydrolipoyllysine-residue acetyltransferase component of pyruvate dehydrogenase complex, mitochondrial isoform X2 has protein sequence MESGSIVSWEKKEGDKLSEGDLLCEIETDKATMGFETPEEGYLAKILIPAGTKGVAVGKLLCIIVENQADVAAFKDFKDDSPAAAAPAAPGAPAPAAAPAPAPAATAPAPPAPAPGGRVYASPMARRLAEIRNIRLGGSGSGLYGSLKSGDLSAAPAPAPVSFAAPAPAPGATFVDIPLSGMRETIAKRLSAAKQQIPHYQLVATVNVEKTLKMREKINARLAKESPGVKVSVNDFIIKAVAAACKRVPTVNSHWMETSIRQFSNVDVSVAVATPSGLITPIIFNSDSRGVIDISKTMKELAQKAKDGKLQPQEYQGGTVTVSNLGMYGITMFNAIINPPQSLILACGGVQELVIPDEKAEKGFRLAKFVSFTASADHRVIDGAVGAEWMKVFKQNIEDPANIIL, from the exons ATGGAGAGCGGCTCCATCGTCAGCTGGGAGAAGAAGGAGGGGGATAAGCTCAGTGAAG GCGACCTGCTCTGCGAAATCGAAACAGACAAGGCGACCATGGGCTTCGAGACCCCCGAGGAAGGCTACCTGGCCAAGATCCTCATCCCGGCGGGCACCAAGGGCGTCGCCGTCGGGAAGCTGCTCTGTATCATTGTGGAGAACCAGGCTGACGTTGCTGCCTTCAAGGACTTTAAGGATGACT CCCCGGCAGCTGCCGCCCCGGCCGCGCCgggcgcccccgcccccgcggcTGCCCCTGCCCCCGCCCCCGCGGCCACCGCCCCCGCGccccccgcccccgcgcccGGAGGTAGGGTGTACGCGAGCCCCATGGCCCGGAGACTGGCCGAGATTAGGAACATCCGCCTGGGAG GCTCGGGCTCCGGCCTCTACGGCTCCCTGAAGAGCGGCGACCTGTcagccgcccccgcccccgcccccgtcTCCTTCgctgcccccgcccccgcccccggaGCAACCTTCGTCGACATACCCCTGTCCGGCATGAGAGAAACCATCGCCAAGAGACTGAGCGCCGCGAAGCAGCAGATACCGCATTACCAGCTGGTCGCTACCGTCAATGTTGAGAAGACGTTGAAAATGCGAGAGAAGATCAACGCTAGATTAGCTAAAGAAAGCCCCGGTGTTAAG GTGTCCGTGAACGATTTCATAATCAAAGCCGTGGCGGCGGCGTGCAAGCGCGTGCCCACCGTCAACTCGCACTGGATGGAGACCTCTATCAGACA ATTCTCAAACGTAGATGTGAGCGTAGCCGTAGCCACGCCCAGCGGCCTAATCACGCCCATCATCTTCAACTCGGACTCGCGCGGCGTCATCGACATCTCCAAAACCATGAAGGAGCTCGCACAGAAGGCTAAGGACGGCAAACTGCAGCCCCAGGAGTACCAAGGAGGCACTGTCACTGTCTCCAACCTTGGAATGTATG GCATCACAATGTTCAACGCGATCATCAACCCGCCGCAGTCGCTGATCCTGGCGTGCGGTGGTGTTCAGGAGTTGGTTATTCCTGATGAGAAGGCCGAAAAAGG tttCAGATTAGCCAAATTCGTGTCGTTCACGGCGTCCGCCGATCACAGGGTGATCGACGGCGCGGTCGGAGCCGAATGGATGAAGGTCTTCAAACAGAACATCGAGGACCCTGCCAACATTATCCTGTGA
- the LOC134653991 gene encoding dihydrolipoyllysine-residue acetyltransferase component of pyruvate dehydrogenase complex, mitochondrial isoform X1: MESGSIVSWEKKEGDKLSEGDLLCEIETDKATMGFETPEEGYLAKILIPAGTKGVAVGKLLCIIVENQADVAAFKDFKDDSTGAPAKRPAEKAPAAAAPAAPGAPAPAAAPAPAPAATAPAPPAPAPGGRVYASPMARRLAEIRNIRLGGSGSGLYGSLKSGDLSAAPAPAPVSFAAPAPAPGATFVDIPLSGMRETIAKRLSAAKQQIPHYQLVATVNVEKTLKMREKINARLAKESPGVKVSVNDFIIKAVAAACKRVPTVNSHWMETSIRQFSNVDVSVAVATPSGLITPIIFNSDSRGVIDISKTMKELAQKAKDGKLQPQEYQGGTVTVSNLGMYGITMFNAIINPPQSLILACGGVQELVIPDEKAEKGFRLAKFVSFTASADHRVIDGAVGAEWMKVFKQNIEDPANIIL, translated from the exons ATGGAGAGCGGCTCCATCGTCAGCTGGGAGAAGAAGGAGGGGGATAAGCTCAGTGAAG GCGACCTGCTCTGCGAAATCGAAACAGACAAGGCGACCATGGGCTTCGAGACCCCCGAGGAAGGCTACCTGGCCAAGATCCTCATCCCGGCGGGCACCAAGGGCGTCGCCGTCGGGAAGCTGCTCTGTATCATTGTGGAGAACCAGGCTGACGTTGCTGCCTTCAAGGACTTTAAGGATGACT CCACTGGAGCCCCTGCGAAGCGTCCAGCCGAAAAAG CCCCGGCAGCTGCCGCCCCGGCCGCGCCgggcgcccccgcccccgcggcTGCCCCTGCCCCCGCCCCCGCGGCCACCGCCCCCGCGccccccgcccccgcgcccGGAGGTAGGGTGTACGCGAGCCCCATGGCCCGGAGACTGGCCGAGATTAGGAACATCCGCCTGGGAG GCTCGGGCTCCGGCCTCTACGGCTCCCTGAAGAGCGGCGACCTGTcagccgcccccgcccccgcccccgtcTCCTTCgctgcccccgcccccgcccccggaGCAACCTTCGTCGACATACCCCTGTCCGGCATGAGAGAAACCATCGCCAAGAGACTGAGCGCCGCGAAGCAGCAGATACCGCATTACCAGCTGGTCGCTACCGTCAATGTTGAGAAGACGTTGAAAATGCGAGAGAAGATCAACGCTAGATTAGCTAAAGAAAGCCCCGGTGTTAAG GTGTCCGTGAACGATTTCATAATCAAAGCCGTGGCGGCGGCGTGCAAGCGCGTGCCCACCGTCAACTCGCACTGGATGGAGACCTCTATCAGACA ATTCTCAAACGTAGATGTGAGCGTAGCCGTAGCCACGCCCAGCGGCCTAATCACGCCCATCATCTTCAACTCGGACTCGCGCGGCGTCATCGACATCTCCAAAACCATGAAGGAGCTCGCACAGAAGGCTAAGGACGGCAAACTGCAGCCCCAGGAGTACCAAGGAGGCACTGTCACTGTCTCCAACCTTGGAATGTATG GCATCACAATGTTCAACGCGATCATCAACCCGCCGCAGTCGCTGATCCTGGCGTGCGGTGGTGTTCAGGAGTTGGTTATTCCTGATGAGAAGGCCGAAAAAGG tttCAGATTAGCCAAATTCGTGTCGTTCACGGCGTCCGCCGATCACAGGGTGATCGACGGCGCGGTCGGAGCCGAATGGATGAAGGTCTTCAAACAGAACATCGAGGACCCTGCCAACATTATCCTGTGA